Part of the Deltaproteobacteria bacterium genome, AATCACTCGGCGAGCTTTTTGCTCGATGCTCTTGACTCTTCCCGTTGCAGCGCGGGCGCAGCAGCCGAAGAAAGTCTGGCGGATAGGGTATCTATCGTCGTTCGATTCGGCTCGTGAGTCCGCCCGTGCCGAGGCAATTCGGCTGGCACTGCGCGAGCGCGGCTACATAGAAGGACAGAACATCGCCATCGAGTACCGATATACGGAGGGGAAGCGCGATCGCGCCCCTGAGCTTGCCGCCGAGCTGGTGCGTCTCAAGGTTGATATCATCTTGGTAGCAGGAGGAGGCAGGATGATCCGGGCGGCCATGAATGCCACCAAGGTGATTCCCATCATCATGACGGGCCAAGGGATCGATCCTGTCGACGCAAGGCTGGTTGAGAGCCTTGCCCGTCCCGGCGGCAACGTCACCGGCGTTACAAACCTTGCCACTCTGCTAGGCGGTAAGCGGCTGGAGATCCTCAAAGAAGCCGTCCCAAAACTTGCCCGTGTCGCGGTTCTTTACGATCCAGCTCTTCCAAGCAATGTACTCAATGTGAAAGATGATCTCCCGGTCGCGGCGCGTGCGCTGAAGTTAACTATTCAGCCTTGGGAGGTACGAACTGCGGACGATTTCGATAGAGTTTTTGCCGCGATGGGTAAGCAGCGCCCCGATGGACTCTACGTGCTCGGCGGCGGGGTAATGAATCTTAATCAAAATCGGACAATCGGCTTTGCGTTAAAAAGCCGGTTACCCTCGACGTACAACGTCAGCGCCGCTGTAGAGGCCGGTGGACTCATGTACTACGGAGCGGACGTCGCGGAGAGCTACCAGCGCGTCGCATATTTCGTGGACAGGATTCTCAAAGGCACCAAGCCCGCCGAACTGCCCGTCGAGCAGCCGATGAGGTTCGAGTTCGTGATCAATAAAAAGACGGCGGATCAGATCGGTCTGACGTTACCGCAGTGGACGCTGATGAAGGCGACTAAGGTAATCAAGTAATGTTAACAGGAGGAAAAATCCTTGCCAACAATACTTCACTTCTCATTCGCGGATGGCGATTCTTTTTCTATGCCAATGAGGCCAATGAGCCAATTCATATCCATTGTCGGAAGGCCGAGAAAGAATGTAAATACTGGTTGGACCGGGCGAACTTTGGCGTCGCGGAAGCGTTTAGTTATCGGATGACCGGGAAAGACAAGCGAGAAGTCATAAAAATAATATTCGAGCACTTTGAGTATATCGAGAGCGAGTGGAACAAGTTCGAGAAGAGAAAACAATGAAAAAATATCATCACGTGAAAAACGTCCGTTTTGACAATCAGTTTCTCCTGTTGAATGTCGATGGTCGGGAGTACCGGGTCGATCTTTGGCAACATTCCAAGAAGCTTGCGGCGGCAGCCCAGCACGCGAAGGAAAAATTCGAGCTGTCGCCGTCGAGGTACGGAATTCACTGGCCGGAGTTAGACGAAGATCTTTCGATCGACGGAATGATCACGGCGGCGAAGGTGAGAAAGGCGGGATAGGAGCGACGACAAACTGAAAACAGCCAAACAGGTCGGCGTGGCCATCGCCCCGAATCTGTTGGCGCGGGCGAACAAGTTGATTAAATAGGCAACAGGCATTGGGCATTAGGCAACAGTAAGAATTACCGATTGCGATTCCCGCTCCCGTTGGGAAGGGGCCGGGGCGACGGGGATTGGGAATTCGGTAGTAGCTGGAACAGTTGAGAAGTACCATACAGGCAAAACTTTCGAGGTAATTATGGATCAACGAGCGGAATTCGATAAGCGGTTGACGCAAGTGCGCCAGGCGATGCGCGACAAAGGGTTGCAAACATTGCTGGTGCACGATTCGGGGCGGCATAATTTTTTGCGCATGAACTACGTCGCCTATCTGACCGACTTCATCAGCGTCGGTCCGGAGACGATGTTGGTGATTTCCATCGATGACGCGCCGGTGCTTTATCTGGC contains:
- a CDS encoding DUF4160 domain-containing protein yields the protein MLTGGKILANNTSLLIRGWRFFFYANEANEPIHIHCRKAEKECKYWLDRANFGVAEAFSYRMTGKDKREVIKIIFEHFEYIESEWNKFEKRKQ
- a CDS encoding DUF2442 domain-containing protein, which encodes MKKYHHVKNVRFDNQFLLLNVDGREYRVDLWQHSKKLAAAAQHAKEKFELSPSRYGIHWPELDEDLSIDGMITAAKVRKAG